From the genome of Rhodothermales bacterium, one region includes:
- a CDS encoding alpha-L-fucosidase — protein sequence MLPRFPTFLLLVLMAVPARAQRVPPPEPVLPIPTARQLEWQEGGLRMFVHFGVNTFTDREWGDGTESPDLFQPAAFNARQWARVARETGFSTIILTAKHHDGFALWDSRYTLHDVASSSWLQGRGDVVGALSEAVRAEGLSMGLYLSPWDQHEPSYGDEAGYNAFYVAQLRELLTQYGPLKEVWFDGAKGENAKDMNYHFDAFWATVRQLQPAAVMFSDAGPDVRWIGNERGHAGETNWSTFDRSKVSIGALGIEKYLNEGDENGPDWVGGECDVSIRRGWFYHPDQEPKSVAELMDIFYKSAGRNCVLLLNIPPNRDGLLDEKDVRRLQEFKAARDAVFATDLAAGATATASNVRGGDDAFAPAQLFDRSQETFWATDDAVREASVEIVLPGARTFNVIRLQEPIHLGQRIGAYRVEAEVGGRWTTLVEGTTIGYQKLDRIEATTSSRLRVTVLDARGCPLLAGFGLYLDTAQ from the coding sequence GTGCCGCCGCCCGAACCCGTCCTGCCGATCCCGACCGCGCGCCAGCTCGAATGGCAGGAAGGCGGGCTCCGCATGTTCGTCCATTTCGGCGTGAACACGTTCACCGATCGGGAATGGGGCGACGGCACGGAGTCGCCGGACCTCTTCCAGCCGGCGGCCTTCAATGCCCGTCAGTGGGCGCGTGTGGCCCGGGAGACCGGGTTCTCGACCATCATCCTCACCGCCAAACATCACGACGGCTTCGCGCTCTGGGATAGCCGGTACACGCTGCACGATGTGGCGAGTAGCAGCTGGCTGCAAGGGCGGGGCGACGTGGTCGGGGCGCTTTCCGAGGCCGTTCGCGCCGAGGGGCTGAGCATGGGGCTTTATCTGTCGCCCTGGGACCAGCACGAGCCATCGTACGGCGACGAGGCCGGCTACAACGCGTTTTACGTCGCCCAACTCCGCGAACTCCTCACGCAGTACGGACCGCTCAAGGAGGTCTGGTTCGACGGGGCGAAGGGGGAAAACGCGAAGGATATGAACTACCACTTCGATGCGTTCTGGGCGACGGTGCGGCAGCTCCAGCCGGCGGCCGTCATGTTCTCGGATGCCGGCCCGGACGTCCGCTGGATCGGGAACGAGCGCGGGCACGCCGGCGAGACGAACTGGTCGACGTTCGACCGATCGAAGGTCAGCATCGGTGCGCTGGGGATCGAAAAATACCTCAACGAAGGCGACGAAAACGGTCCGGACTGGGTGGGCGGCGAATGCGACGTATCGATCCGGCGCGGATGGTTTTACCACCCGGACCAGGAGCCCAAATCCGTCGCCGAGTTGATGGATATCTTCTACAAATCCGCCGGCAGGAACTGCGTGCTCCTGCTCAATATCCCCCCGAACCGCGACGGGTTGCTCGACGAAAAGGATGTGCGCCGCCTCCAGGAATTCAAGGCGGCGCGCGACGCCGTGTTCGCGACGGATCTGGCCGCCGGCGCTACGGCCACCGCCTCCAACGTACGTGGCGGCGACGACGCGTTCGCGCCGGCTCAGCTGTTCGACCGGTCTCAGGAGACCTTCTGGGCCACCGACGACGCGGTCCGCGAGGCGTCGGTAGAGATCGTACTGCCCGGGGCTCGGACCTTCAACGTGATCCGCCTCCAGGAGCCGATCCATCTGGGGCAACGAATTGGCGCCTACCGCGTGGAGGCGGAAGTAGGCGGGCGCTGGACGACGCTGGTCGAAGGCACGACGATCGGGTATCAGAAGCTGGACCGTATCGAGGCGACGACGTCGTCTCGGCTGAGAGTGACGGTGCTGGACGCGCGCGGCTGCCCGCTGCTCGCCGGCTTCGGGCTGTATCTCGACACCGCGCAATGA
- a CDS encoding serine hydrolase has product MRIRDASLMLLLAGLAAVPASARQTADGDQEMPAVAPRDAGWNTTLLSDLERAIAADSFPQTTSVLVAQGGRLVYEAYFGSGAADLLNDTRSATKSITALAIGRAIDDGLITGVDAPAFAYLAYLAPFANDGDAKRSVTIEDLLTMSSALDCNDNDPESPGNEENMYPLRDWGRWAVDIPVRAGYERDAAGRGPFAYCTAGTLLLGLILERATGERVDRYIDRTWMRPLGIERRQWAQSPTGEYMTGGGLRLRSRDLLRFAQSVLDGGAWHGQRLVSAAWLHAALSEQRVAGAEQGYGYLFWRRTWQSGCGPITAPYMAGNGGNAILILPSLDAVVVVTRQHYGQRGMHQQTIRLLESFVLAAAPCP; this is encoded by the coding sequence GTGCGCATCCGTGACGCCAGTTTGATGCTCCTCCTCGCCGGTCTCGCGGCTGTGCCGGCTTCGGCCAGGCAGACCGCGGACGGCGACCAGGAGATGCCGGCGGTCGCTCCTCGCGATGCCGGCTGGAATACGACCCTTCTGTCTGATCTGGAACGGGCCATTGCGGCCGACAGCTTTCCTCAAACGACGAGTGTGCTCGTCGCGCAGGGTGGCCGACTGGTCTACGAAGCGTATTTCGGCAGCGGCGCCGCAGATCTCCTCAACGACACGCGATCCGCCACCAAATCGATCACGGCCCTCGCCATCGGGCGCGCAATCGACGACGGGCTCATTACAGGGGTCGATGCGCCGGCGTTCGCCTACCTCGCCTACCTCGCGCCATTCGCGAACGATGGCGATGCCAAGCGATCCGTCACCATCGAGGATCTGCTGACGATGTCCTCCGCGCTCGACTGCAACGACAACGACCCCGAAAGTCCGGGCAACGAGGAGAATATGTATCCGCTCCGCGACTGGGGGCGGTGGGCGGTCGATATCCCCGTCCGCGCCGGGTATGAACGGGACGCCGCCGGGCGCGGCCCCTTCGCGTATTGTACCGCCGGCACGTTATTGCTCGGCCTGATCCTGGAACGCGCCACCGGCGAACGGGTGGACCGCTACATCGACCGGACCTGGATGCGGCCGCTCGGCATCGAGCGACGACAGTGGGCGCAGTCGCCGACCGGCGAATACATGACGGGCGGGGGGCTTCGGCTGCGGAGCCGCGACCTGCTTCGTTTCGCCCAGTCGGTGCTGGATGGCGGCGCATGGCACGGCCAGCGGCTGGTCTCTGCGGCGTGGCTGCACGCCGCGCTGAGTGAACAGCGGGTGGCCGGCGCGGAACAGGGCTACGGATACCTGTTCTGGCGCCGGACCTGGCAATCCGGATGTGGGCCGATAACTGCCCCCTATATGGCCGGAAATGGCGGGAATGCCATCCTGATTCTTCCATCGCTCGATGCGGTCGTCGTCGTCACCCGCCAGCATTACGGACAACGCGGCATGCACCAGCAAACAATCCGGCTGCTCGAGTCGTTTGTGCTGGCAGCAGCACCGTGTCCCTGA